The Gadus chalcogrammus isolate NIFS_2021 chromosome 16, NIFS_Gcha_1.0, whole genome shotgun sequence DNA window tgcttctctttcttctcacaAATGTACTAAAGGAACTTTGTCAGAAGATTAATTAatagtaagtcgctttggatgaataCCCTTAATGTCATACGAACCATACAATCCCTAATTCCCCTTCCCTACGTGTATGAAGCCACGCAGTCCCTAAGCGCCACCAGACGACCTTAGTGGTAAGAACAACAGCTTGTTCCTCAGACCCATTGAGACAATATGCAGCCTTGAGGACCAGAGACAATAGCTGAGGAAGCGAGCGCCGGATCCACTCACCGAAGGTTAACAAGAAGCCGTAGAGCATGCTGAGAACCCAGGAGTACCAGCCCTTGTGCTCCACGTACAGCAGGCTGTAGATGGCGTAGCAGCCGAACAGAGGGTACAGCAGCCAGGAGAGATACTTGAAGGCCATCTGGACGGGGGCGGGCAAACAGAGGAGCTACGTTACCACGGCTGAATGATAATGGGCGGCTGGATTGATTATGGAACATTTTGTGtctttcaaataaaacaaaaaaacaattatttgaGTATTTCAGCTCAGTATCGCAGGCTTAGGCTGTTTCCAGTAAGTTTGTGATTCACAGCTTTTCCAGAAAGAAGGAAAGTAAAACAAACTTAAGGAGCTTTTCTCTCTGTTCGCTGATGGCGGTGCTGGCGGGACTTACGTCATCGTAGACTTTGGTGGAGGACTTGACGTACGTGGACTTGTCGTTAAACACCAGTCTGGGGATCAGACCGGCTATTTTATTCTCTCGGTCCAACTGAAGGAAGGCGGGAACAGAACAACAGCGTCACATGAACGCAGCGGTGAAAACATGAATCAGAACCGACGGTAAAAAAGACCAAGGAATGTTCCAAAGAGAGGATCCGTTCCGTTCTCCTCGAGCAGGGCTCACCTTGACGTCCATGACCTTGGTGATCTTCCAGAAGTCGATGAGCAGGCCGATGAACACGCTGACCTGCACCACGAAGTTGGTCTCGTTGTCCAGGATGTAGAGCAGCACCACCCCTGACTGGAACACCCCGAAGATGATGGAGCGCACCGAGAGCCCCTCCAGGGACTGCCGGCTGTTCCAGAACTGGATgtctggggagaggaggagaggggaggggagagagaggagaggaggaggagagagccacgcgttaggggggagagggggagagggccacgcgttagagaggagaggaggagagagccacgcgttagagaggagagaggagagagccacgcgttagagaggggaggggaggagagagccacgcgttagagaggagagaggaggagagagccacgcgttagagaggagagaggagagagccacgcgttagagaggggaggggagagagccacgcgttagagaggggaggggaggagagagccacgcgttagagaggagagaggaggagagagccacgcgttagagaggagagaggaggagagagccacgcgttagtgaggagaggaggagagagccacgcgttagagaggagagagccacgcgttagagaggagagaggaggagagagccacgcgttagtgaggagaggaggagagagccacgcgttagagaggagaggaggagagagccacgcgttagagaggagaggaggagagagccacgcgttagagaggagaggaggagagagccacgcgttagagaggagagaggagagagccacgcgttagagaggagaggaggagagagccacgcgttagagaggagaggaggagagagccacgcgttagagaggagagaggaggagagagccacgcgttagagaggagagaggaggagagagccacgcgttagagaggagagagccacgcgttagagaggagagagccacgcgttagagaggagagagccacgcgttagagaggagagaggaggagagagccacgcgttagagaggagagagccacgcgttagagaggagaggaggagagagccacgcgttagagaggagagaggaggagagagccacgcgttagagaggagagaggaggagagagccacgcgttagagaggagaggaggagagagccacgcgttagagaggagaggaggagagagccacgcgttagagaggagaggaggagagagccacgcgttagagaggagaggaggagagagccacgcgttagagaggagaggaggagagagccacgcgttagagaggaggagagagccacgcgttagagaggagagaggaggagagagccacgcgttagagaggagaggaggagagagccacgcgttagagaggagaggaggagagagccacgcgttagagaggaggagagagccacgcgttagagaggagaggaggaggagacactcgTATGGTCGAGACTCAGAGTCCTCCCTTACCGTTCTTGAAGGCCAGGAACTCGAAGATGCTGTGGACGATCGACACCACGATGGTCACCCCCAGAAGGTAGGGGTTGGTTTCCAGAAGGGCAACCTGCAGAAGAAGAGTTCCACATTCCAAACCGGTCATGTACGGTCACGGTATGCATTGTTACTCTGCTACCTGCCAGTGTAACTAGTAACATTGTTCTGGTGCTAGTCACTCAGAGTTAAAAAGGACATCACCGTCTTGACCCGAGATCCTTGTTACTAACGTAAGTTATCCTTAGATTATATAACATAATAAAACCGTTTTTAAAATGACTTCCGGAGCGCGTTGGGTTTCGTGCCGCGCTCACCTTGACCGAGTCCTGGTCCTCGTCCGACTGCTCGTAGGTGTCGTCGGGCAGGAAGTTCCAGGGCGAGCGTGCGTTCTGCGCGGCGTACAGCTGCCAGCGCCACAGCGACAGCTGACAGAAGCTCAGCCTCAGCGGCAGGTGGGGCAGCGTGTCGTTGATGGGGTAGTAGTCCTTCTGCAGGTTCCAGTAGTCGTTGAAGTACACGATGGGGTAGTAGTCCCCGCTGACCGCGTCAAACTTAACATctaggaggagaacagagaggagaacggTCAACCCTAACATCTAGGAgtagaacagagaggagaacggTCAACCCTAACATctaggaggagaacagagaggagaacggTCAACCCTAACATCtaggaggagaacacagaggagaACGGTCAACCCTAACATCtaggaggagaacacagaggagaACAGTCAACCCTAACATctaggaggagaacagagaggagaacggTCAACCCTAACATCtaggaggagaacacagaggagaACGGTCAACCCTAACATCTAGGAGGAGAACAgcgagaacagagaggagaacacagtcATACATTCAACTAGGAGCGATGGAAGGGGAACAGAGGACAGTGAAACTTCAGTGAAACCTCGAggaggggaacagagaggggaACAGAGAGTGAAAATGGGATGCATTGAAACGGTCACGTCTCTTGTTCCAAGTCCACAAATCAGACCAAAGATTAATGTCTAATGGCCGACGAGCTCACGAAGGGGGGCCGGATATTATTTTTGCCCATTGATGAGCATTCAAAGGGGGGGGGATCTTCAAGCAGGTAATGGGAGAATACAAACTCGGCCATAACGTGTCGACTGAATCAAAGTGATGGTACGGTATCCAAATAAACAGTGTATAGAAAGTCCGCTACACCTATGGAACGTAGTTTCGCCACTTCTGCAGTTTCAGTCGACTGTAGTTCCCCCCCCGCGTGCAAATGAGTTTCTCCTCAGTAGAAGATCTCCGTAGTGAAACGCCGTGACTCCGCCCCCCCGGGCTTCTGGTTCGCTCCCCCCAGAGGTTCTGCTCTACCCCAGTATGACCCCTGGAGGGGGGGCTCCTCATGAGTCTAGGggcccgtccacacggagcccaTTCTTTGGTGGAACCGCATCGGTCTGTGCGTTTGGGCCGACTGTCTCACTTTTCTGAAACCAGGTCCCAGGATGGATTCAAATAGAAACTGACCTTTTTGGTTTCGTGTggggattcgtgtggacgcctcaAACGCAAACGAGGACGTCATCGCCCACCCCCGCACCAGCAGGGCGACGTTAGAGTTGCtttgaatattttatttgtatagtttTTGTAGCGTACAGCCCCTTGGTAAATTTAATTACTAACattcaaaagtatttctgctcaatttaaaaaggTTTCATCTCCTCCCCGACTGAATGTGTGTCCACAGCGCGCAGGCTGGCTGCCTCGCAGCCCTGATGTGCTCCCCTTTGTTCGGTGGAGAGCCAGCGCCCTTCAATACGttctacagcgtttctacagctcgatgcgtctccgcaatgagtccgtctttacggagatcttcctgaaacgcatcaaaggaaaacagagaggaagagatggttTTGGCCCTTGTGTCCGGGGCCTAGCGGCGGGGGGACCTACGCTGGTCCAGGGGGGGCGGCACCGAGCCCTTGACCCAGGCCGTGTGGTCGTCCACGATGTTGATGGTGAGGTTGGGGTGCCAGTGGGAGATGATCTCCACGGGGCCGTGGCTCTCTGCCCgctgcagggaggaggagagaggaggggaggagaggaggggaggaggaggagaggagagaggatggggggaggaggaggagagaggatgggaggagagaggaggtgaggagaggagaggaggagagaggatgggaggagagaggaggtgaggagaggagaggagtcagtGAAGGTGACGTCAGAAGAACAAGTAGCCGTTTGATCGGTGTCCCCTACGTCCCACCCTCTGAGGGGTGATTAGACATTACAGACATTTCCAAACAGTCTAcggcaggggtctcaaactcgcggcccgggggccaatttaGGCCCGCGTGATGATACGAGTTTGAGACCTCTACAGTCTACAGTGTTTAAGACCCTTTTCCTTCTGTGAGATCTAAACAATGCACATTAACGACATCCGATTTGTGATAGTTTTGAGTTTTGTGGTCGTTCAGTTTTGTGCCAACTAATAATATTAGTAATCAATCCAAAGAGCCGACAGGGTTCTTGTGGTTTCGGAGGACTCACCTTGATGACCTCGGGGTCTGCCTCCGTCTCGCCCGTCAGCAGATTCTTAGTCTTCATAAACTTTCTTCGTTTGAACTTATTCAGCactgagaagagaagagaaaggatTAGAATGGTCCATGTCACCAGGACGCTGGCTGGATCCACCCGTTGGTGTGTCCgtgtaaggatgtgtgtgtgtgtgtgcgtaagggATTGTGCGTACGTGTAAGggtgtacgtgcatgcgtgttaGAGCCTGTGTGtaagggtatgtgtgtgtttaaggatgcgtgtgtgtgtgcgcatgtaagagtgtgtgtccgttaggggtgggaaaaataatcgattctacGATGCATcacgattctcgctagaacgattctgtctcggtGCAGATCAATTAATAatccgattattattatttttttttacctgctacaacattctgttcgccagagagggatcatttttgaaattttaaaatgattgaatttatcttcagtgtgtattggccaatctgatttgccttgacacgattgcgattcagcctacgcatagcatgcgcgcaaactcacagccagacacaagaactccttctaattcaagagcagctttttctttaatgacaaaagaaagattagaaagaaaataaaactgaaacctattttttgcatgcttccatattgtgttataatgcaagctggattgattattgcattgttcatagaaagtcatatttgtgacaaaagctttctctcttataaAATATAAGATAAGTTCAATCATCTGTTGaagtctttaatgatcatcacaaaagtaggaagtgattagcaaactctgagtagcaaacccagatgtatatagatatttttgaaaatcacgcatggaaatgtacataaaaaaaattgttgcatcgagatgcatcgataatcgctttaGAATCGAATCactgacctcataatcggaatcgaatcgtgagagattcccacccctagtgtgcgtgcgtgtaagggcgtacgtgcgtgcgtgtaagaGCGTGTGTGtaagggcatgtgtgtgtttaaggatgcgtgtgtgttagggatgcaaattatcgagtaattcattaatcgatagttgtttcatcttatcgatcgatgatcgattaattgataagcggcaattcttctgagaagctgaatttccttctgaatgtgacacatttgggtggtaattcaacgaagtcgtttagttgttgtactttaaaatacatttacatttagggcatttagcagacgcttttatccaaagcgacttacaagtacatttgtcaaaaatacttaccacatattgtgcatttggcgtctttgtcgtcattaaccaacttaaagtggctccatactgcactccgttttgccctcttcatcgtgtcactagctgtgttcgaaatcgttccctattccctatatagtgtacatgatatagtgcactatatagggaataaggaacgagaattcggacactacgctgaacatttctaaacgtcatttgcgtcagtaaatgcgccgggtatttgtgtgacgcagacagatgcgcccacatcaagtaaacaaaccgggcactcacgacgaaagctggaggttgtattgatgttgaatgttacatttccttgtttaattaattttgaatgttaaatattctatgttaaatcccagataaattgttgacatttctaaacgaatgccggagactccatcattaaatgtattatttttcgcggttattcggcttcttcttctcccctggaaaaatacaaccgcattgcattgtggtatacgggagtaacatgtagggaacatcgtatgtaccctattttaagtccactatatagtgccctatatagtggaccactgagaattcgaacaccctagaaaatggcgtgcaccctatttagtgcactacatccatgatagggaacgatttcgaacacatctagtagtgtcccgcttttcgtttgtcttgttctgcttcgcttgtgttcccgcgtgtgcgtcaagtacgtctggcgtcaagcgcgccctctggtggacggttggggaattacgggttaaaaatacgattaattgcaagtaatttattttaatcgagtaatctcttatcgacaattaatcgataatcgattaattgtttgcatccctagtgtgtgtgcatgtaagggAGTTTgtctgcgcgtgcgtgcgtgcgttcctTGCTGGGCGTTGACTCACTGCGCGTGGAGTGCACCGTGGCCAGCCTGCGGTACTGCCCCTTCCGTTTGGGGTCGGGGTGGAAGCCGCTCTTGGTGAAGTACACGTGCATGTACATGGAGCCGTTCTGCAGCAGCGTCTGAAAGCCACACCACCAGGAATgagataacacacacattaaccacTCTGTGGTCCAGTCCCGTAATGGGCTCCGACCCCAGGGGACCGTTCATCACCCGCCGGCTCTTAATCGCCCCTAAACGAGTCGCGCCCACCTCGGGGATGTCCATCTCCCGGTAGTGCTCATAGCAGCCGTCGCCGTTCTCGCCCGTGGACCAGTCCCCGTAGACCAGGTCCTGGTGGAACCAGAACAGCGCCTCCGTGTTGTTGAAGTCCACGAACACCTCGTCCGGGGAGATGTACACGTAGAAGTCCTGAGcacacggagggagagagaggacgagggtgaggagggagagagaggacgagggatgaggagggagagagaggacgagggacgaggagggagagagaggacgagggacgaggagggcgagagaggacgagggacgaggagggagagagaggacgagggacgaggagggagagagaggacgagggacgaggagggagagagaggacgagggatgaggagggagagagaggacgagggacgaggagggagagagaggacgagggacgaggagggagagagaggacgagggacgagcagggagagagaggacgagggacgaggagggagagagaggacgagggacgaggagggagagagaggacgagggatgaggagggagagagaggacgagggacgaggagggagagagaggacgagggacgaggagggagagagaggacgagggatgaggagggagagggcgcAGCGACCAgagaggaggcggtggtgcacCCCTCAGCCTGGCGGTGTGTGAGGTCAGGGGCCTCTCTCACCATCAGGGTGTCTTTGGGGAAGAGGTTGCGGCTGGGGAGCCGGGGGGCCCCCGCCGGGGTGCTGGGGTCGGGCGTGGCCGGGCCCCGACGGAACCAGCTGCTGATGGCCCAGATTATGAATATCCTGGAGAAGGAGCCCCAAGGTTAGGATTAGATTAGACGCAGTAACACGCTTAATCTCTACACCTTGTTGTTCTTCGGTCGAGGCCACAGAGTAGGCGATGCTGAGTTAGAGTACAGCTTGTTTAGACGAGGGAGACATTCACAGGCCGCGGTTGGAACCGATGTTTAGTGGCTCGTAAGTTACTCATGACTGGTGTGGAGTCGGATTTAGTAAATCAACCTTGATGGGGGGGCTCTGATGGGCGGACCTTTTCTATGGCCTCGCTTGGGATTCAGAAATGAAGGCCATTGTTCTATTCCAGCCCTCAGGTGATAAGTGTGGTAAAATCCCATTTTGTTGCTGCCAACCCAACAATGGAGACATGTTTTAATGTTGACCTTGTTGTAATGAAACGGAGGGTCTGGCTGCTCGCGGGAACagataaacatcaagacattaTTGGTTTTGTAGACCTGCTACAAGAACACTCAATATGAAGCCTGTGATGTACACAGTGGtcaacgctgacacacacacacacacacacacacacacacacacacacacacacacacacacacacacacacacacacacacacacacacacacacacacacacacacacacacacacacacacacacacacacacacacacacacacacacacacacacacacgagagagaccGCCTCATCAGATAAACACCTCGTTGAACTGCATTCTATAGATCACGTGACGTTGGCGTCACACAGTAATGACTTCTGTGCTCGTGTGATGCATGATAATAAATGGGAAGCTTCTATCAGCGTATGACATTATTTAAGGTGTATGCAAAGCTCTTTGAAACATGAAATAACAACTGCTGCAAAAATATTGTCAGAAGTACAATCTGATTGATGGTATTCCTTACGAAATATCACTATCAAAAAGGTATGTTCAATCCAAGCTAATCATAGATCATATTTGACATCCATTTACTTTAATGGTTTGAAACCAGCAACAGCACCCATGAGGTGATCGGGTCAATGGTTTGTTGTCTGTTCATCAATCCCTACATGCAATACATTAAGGCCAATCTTTAGTCTGTGTTGCAACATTGACTCTTAATTTAAGACTCGTCTCCACGCCAACTAGCAACTCTCTCTCCTGGCACCAATTAATGAGCCCTCAAGTCGCATTAGCCGACCCGTGGTACAGAGGAGGATCTGTACACCGCACCACTCCCCAGAGCCGCCTCCAGGCAGAGCCAGAGGGGCGGTGAGGGGGAGTACCCTTAGAGGGGTCAGGAGGACGACCCTTGGAGAGGTCAGGGGGACGACCCTTGGAGAGGTTAAGGGCACGACCCTTAAGAGAGGTCAGGGGGACGACCCTTAGAGGGTTCAGGGGGACGACCCTTAGAGGGGTCAGGGGGACGACCCTTAGAGAGGTCAGGAGGACGACCCTTAGAGAGGTTAAGGGGACGACCCTTAGAGAGGTCAAGGGGGACGACCCTTAGAGAGGTC harbors:
- the clptm1 gene encoding putative lipid scramblase CLPTM1 encodes the protein MATQESAASPEAVGNGEVGSNGTVAAVADGDQAVQTADTAGDAPAAAPPPNAWQVIKGVLFRIFIIWAISSWFRRGPATPDPSTPAGAPRLPSRNLFPKDTLMDFYVYISPDEVFVDFNNTEALFWFHQDLVYGDWSTGENGDGCYEHYREMDIPETLLQNGSMYMHVYFTKSGFHPDPKRKGQYRRLATVHSTRMLNKFKRRKFMKTKNLLTGETEADPEVIKRAESHGPVEIISHWHPNLTINIVDDHTAWVKGSVPPPLDQHVKFDAVSGDYYPIVYFNDYWNLQKDYYPINDTLPHLPLRLSFCQLSLWRWQLYAAQNARSPWNFLPDDTYEQSDEDQDSVKVALLETNPYLLGVTIVVSIVHSIFEFLAFKNDIQFWNSRQSLEGLSVRSIIFGVFQSGVVLLYILDNETNFVVQVSVFIGLLIDFWKITKVMDVKLDRENKIAGLIPRLVFNDKSTYVKSSTKVYDDMAFKYLSWLLYPLFGCYAIYSLLYVEHKGWYSWVLSMLYGFLLTFGFITMTPQLFINYKMKSVAHLPWRMLTYKALNTFIDDLFAFVIKMPMMYRIGCLRDDVVFFIYLYQRWIYRVDPNRMNEFGTSGAEKPADGDAAVDGEPPAITAAIDGEPPAITAAPAAAITDKADEEKKND